TCGTTGAGATCCAACGTACCAGCCTATTCTTAAAACTCCATGGCGTTAAGAGGCCGTATGCTTCTTCAACACTAAATCCCACTCTTCTTAAATGCTCTGTTAGCGCTGGCAAAGTGTAGAGACTTATATGTTTATAACTAGGCCGTTCAATCGCGTACTTCATTGACACATCGTAATTTGGCGGTAACTTTCCAATTAGTAACGAGAGCCTGCCGGCCCAAGAAGCTAAGTTAGGAGTTGAAGCTATGAAACAACCCCCAGGATTAAGTACTCGAAGGACCTCCTCTAAGAGCTGATCTTTATTCCATAGGTGTTCTAAGAGCTCAAACGCCGTGACTAATTCTGCGTAGTTAGACGGTAGAGGCAAGCTATTATTTAAGTCGCATCTTAAGGCTTTAAAGCCAGCTTTCTTAGCTGCTTCGAGGGCTTTCTCGTCAATATCCACACACACAACTTCTCTAGGTTTAACTATCGA
Above is a window of Candidatus Nezhaarchaeota archaeon DNA encoding:
- a CDS encoding class I SAM-dependent methyltransferase, with product MSASPVAYLEYDLRTIERAITKSLKGSLVERYVDLGCGSTVLTSFVSSIVKPREVVCVDIDEKALEAAKKAGFKALRCDLNNSLPLPSNYAELVTAFELLEHLWNKDQLLEEVLRVLNPGGCFIASTPNLASWAGRLSLLIGKLPPNYDVSMKYAIERPSYKHISLYTLPALTEHLRRVGFSVEEAYGLLTPWSFKNRLVRWISTSLAKIRPSLAPDLLVVAKKAA